GGCAAATTAACTTCCTTACAAAGATGGGCTACCAAGCTAGAAGTAGTAGTTTTACCGTGAGTTCCTGCAACAGCGATGCACTCGGTTTCACTAGTAATAAGTCCTAAAACCTTCGCTCGTTTAAGTACCGTAAAGCCTTTTTCTTGGAAAAAATCTAAAATGCCTAATTGTTTAATTGCTGGCGTATAAATTACTAAAGTGTCTTCAGGTTTAAAGGCTTTTATTTGCTCATCAATACTATCTTCAAAACTGATTTTTATCCCTTCCGAAATAAGTGTCGAAGTTAGTTTGGTAGAAGTTTTATCATAGCCTAAAACCGTTTTCCCAATGGAATGGAAATATCTCGCCAAGGCAGACATTCCTATCCCTCCAATGCCTATGAAATAAAAATTTTGATATGTACTAATATTTTGCATTTCTATTTAAAAATTTTAATTATTTCATCTACAATTTCCTCTGTAGCCTTTGGTTTTGCGAAATAAGATAGGTTTTGCCCCATTTCCTTTCGTAAATTTTCGTTACCACAAATTTCTGAAAGCGTATTCCAAAAACGCTCTTTCATCTCCACATCTTTTACCATTCTCGCTGCATTTTTCTCAACTAAAACCATTGCATTTTTGGTCTGGTGATCCTCTGCTGCGAAGGGAAGAGGCATCAATAAAATAGGCTTCTTAACTACCGCCAACTCCGAAATAGCAATCGCACCTGCTCTAGACACAATCACATCTGCCGCAGAATAAGCTAATGCCATATCTGTGATAAATTCCTTTATTTGGATTGTATCTTCTTCTAAATTAACCTTATCTTTAATCGTTTGATATTCTGTTTTTCCTGTTTGCCAAATCAGTTGCCAACCTTCCTTTTTAATCCTTTCCAAATTTTCTAACCAACCATTATTAAGTGTTCTAGACCCCAACGAGCCTCCCACGGAAAGAATACTCAATTTATTAGGGTCTAATCCTAACTTTTCTTTAGCCGTAGCAGTATCTGTAAGCCCCTCCATTAAAGATTGTCTAATAGGATTTCCCGAAAAAATCGTCTGAGTTTTTGGAAAAAAATGAGCCATATCAGGATACGCCGTAAAAACAGCCTTGGCTTTCTTTCCTAAGAAAAGATTAGTTTTACCAGGTAGAGAGTTTTGCTCCTGAACAAAAGTAGGCACACCCAAACGAGAAGCCATATATAAAGCTGGACCACTGGCAAATCCGCCTGTACCTATTGCCACATGAGGTTTAAAATCTTTTATTATGCGATTGGCTTTCCTAACACTAGAAACAATTTTGAAAGGCAGTTTAAAATTCGCTAAAAGACTGCTCCTATTAAATCCTGAAATGTTAAGTCCTTCTATTCTAAACCCAGCTTGAGGCACTTTCTCCATCTCCATCTTATTCTCTGCCCCAATGAACAAAAATTCCGCTTTCGGAAATCGTCTTTGTATCTCTTGAGCAATGGCTATCGCAGGGAAAATATGTCCTCCCGTGCCACCACCACTCATTAAAACTCGAGGTGCAAAATCTTGATTGATATGATGTATATTTTCTGACATTTTATTCTTTAATATTAAATTAGCTTTTAGGCAATATCATTTATTTCCTCGATGTTTTGTTTTTTACCAATGCCTTCTTCATCATAAATTTGTATCCTAGAGCTAATATTGAGTATTAAACCTAGTTGAGCGTAAGTTACTAACATAGAAGTACCTCCGTAGCTTATCAACGGTAAAGGCTGTCCCGTTACAGGAATGAGATTAAGTGCCACCATAATATTAGCACTGAGCTGAATGAAAATCATAATTCCTAAAGAAATAACCAATAGAGAACCGAAAAAAGCCCTAGTTCTACTCGCTATAATTAGTATTCTTATAATGATAATAAAATACATACCCAATAAGCCAACTGCGCCTATTACACCATACTCTTCCACAATAATGGCAAAAATAAAGTCTGATGCCGACTGCGGTAACCTCTGTTTAAGAGCACTTTTGCCTGGTCCTTTACCTGTAATACCTCCGTGTACTATAGCTGCCTTAGCGTGCATCACTTGATAATTTTTAGCCTTTACTGCATCTCTTTCGGCACTATCTAATTGTGCATCTTTGGAAGAAGAGAAGGTTTCTACCCTACTTATCCAAGTATGAACACGGTTGTTAGGCATTAAATTAGTGTTCAATGCTACCAAAATAAAAATAATAGACGCTAAGCCCGACAAAGAGACAAACCCTGCAATATACTTCCAAGGGAATTGCCCTATTATAAGGACAATTAGTGAAGTAGCTAAAATCATCAGTGCCGTAGAGCCGTTATCTTTGGCTACTAAAATAAATACCAATAATATAGGTCCAAAAACATACATAATGTTTTCTATGGGCAGCCTTTGTCTTTGAATATTTTTAGTTAAATAACGGCATAGATAGATAACTAACATCAAAGCTGCCAACGCTGACGGCTGAAATGAGATTGCCGTACCTGGTATTTTAAGCCACCTAGAAGCACTCGCCCCATCTATGGTTTGCCCTGTAAAAATAGTAACTCCTAAAAGAATTACAGAAATTACAAGAAGTATGGAACTCAACTTTCCTATAAACTCATATTTTATCGCTCCGATGACTCTCATCAAAAATAACCCTAAAGCAATGAACATCACATGCTTGATAAGGTGGCTGGTGGTTGTTCCTGTATTTACGATGTACTCTAAATTAGAACTCGCCGAATAAACAGGAAGTATGGAGAATACAGAAATAAGAATTACTGTAATCCACAGCACTCTGTCTCCTTTTAGATATTCTATTTTTTTATTTACTTCTGTATGCTCCATGGTTTATTATTTTAGAACCTCAGCTTTAAACTTTTCACCTCTATCTTCGTAGTTTTCAAACAAATCAAAACTTGCACAGCACGGCGAAAGGAGTACAGCATCTCCTGCTTCTGCTATGGATTTTGAAATTTTAATAGCTTCCTCCATACTAGAAGTATTATAAATAAACTCTTTTTTATCTCTAAAGAAATCTATAATCTTTTGGTTATCTATACCTAAGCAAACAATCGCTTTTACTTTCTTTTTAACCAATTCTTCTATTTCGGTGTAATCATTGCCTTTATCCACTCCTCCTACAATCCAAACGGTAGGCTGAGTCATACTTTCTAAAGCATAGTAAGTAGCGTTTACATTAGTCGCTTTACTATCATTGATAAATTTAACTCCATTAAGATTAGCTATTTCCTGTAACCTATGGTCTACAGCTTGGAAGGTCATCAACGAATTTCTAATACTTTCATTGCTAATATTAAGTATTTTACCCGCTATAGACGCTGCCAAGCTGTTAGCCACATTATGATTCCCGATAAGAGCTAAGTCTCTAATTTTCATAGTAAACTCATCTTGAAGTTTTACCACAATATTTTCATCGTTCATATATCCACCCTCTGAGAGAGTTTCTTTTATGGAGAATGGCACTTTTTTGACCTTTAAATCTAACTCCTGAAGAATTTTTTGACTCATTTCATCATCTTTATTATAGATGAAAAAATTATCATATTCTTGATTTTCAGTAATTCTGAATTTAGCTAAAGCGTACTCCTCATAATTATAATTGTATTGGTCTAAATGGTCTTGACTCAAATTAAGAAGTAACGAAATATATGGTCTAAAATTCTGAATATCATCTAATTGAAAACTACTGATTTCCAAAACATAATAATCAAAAGATTCATCGGCTACTTGTTTAGCAAAACTCTTACCTATATTACCTCCCAAACCTACATTCATCCCATTATCTTTAAGGATGTGATAGATGAGAGAAGTAGTAGTAGTTTTACCATTACTGCCCGTAATTGCTACAATTTTGGCATTAGTAAATTCCGATGCAAATTCTATTTCGGAAGACAGTCTTATCCCTTTCTGATTGATTTTAAACACAATATCTGCCTTTTTAGGAATACCTGGGCTTTTGACCACCCAATCGGCATTTAAAATTCGTTCTTCATCATGCTGACCTTCTTCAAATTCTATATTATTCTCTATCAGTTGTTTTTTATACTCTTCTTTTATACTTCCTCTATCGGATACAAAAACCTCCATACCTTTCTTTTTAGCAAGGTAGGCTGCTCCAAAACCACTTTCTCCAGCTCCTAAAACTACTATTTTCATATTCCTTAATATTTTTATTGAAAATATTTATCTGATTTTAAGTGTAATTAAACATACAATCGCTAAAACTACCCCTATGATTATCATTCTATTAACAATCTTACTTTCGTGGTAACCACTCTTCTGATAATGATGATGAAGAGGAGACATTTTAAACAATCGGTTATTTTGAGCATATTCTAATCCATATTTTTTCTTTCTGTATTTGAACACTGCTACCTGAAGCATTACCGATAAGTTTTCAATTAAAAATATTCCACACAGCACAGGTATCAATAATTCTTTTCTTAGAATAATGGATAAAACTGCGATAACTCCTCCTAGCATTAAACTACCTGTATCACCCATAAATACTTGGGCAGGATAGGTATTATACCAAAAAAAACCAATAACCGCTCCTACCATTGCCACCGCAAAAATGGTAGTTTCTCCCATATTAGGCAGAAACATAATATTGAGATAATCCGCAAAGATGATGTTACCCGAAACATACGCAAAGAAAGCTAATGTGAGTAAAATAACCGCACTCGTACCTGCAGCTAAACCATCTATACCATCGGTAATATTAGCTCCATTAGAAACGGCTGTAACAATAAATATCGCCATCGGAATGAAAACCACCCAAGCCCATTCTTCTGCTTCTTGCTCATCCATCCAAAAGAGAATACCACTATAATCAAACTCATTATTTTTAATCATCGGTACGGTAGAAATTACTTTTTTTTCTTCCTTCATAAAGTTCTGTTCTACATTGTTACGATTAATTTCTTTTGCATCTGCATATTTTCTTTTAACGGTAATATCTGAATTAAAAAACATTGTAACCCCAACAATTAGCCCTAAACCAACTTGACCTATGACTTTAAATTTGCCACTTAAACCGTCTTTATTCTTCTTTATTTTTTTAAGATAATCATCTATAAAGCCTATCGCCCCCATCCAAAGCACAGATACAATGAGTAGAATAATATAGATATTCGTAATCTTAGTAAACAGTAATACAGGTATTAAGGTAGCTATAATGATGATAAGTCCTCCCATAGTAGGAGTACCTTCTTTTTGTTTTTGCCCATCTAATCCTAAATCTCTTACCAGCTCTCCCATCTGTTTTCTACGAAGAAAATTGATGATTTTTTTACCATAAACCAGTGCAATAATAAGCGACAATAGAACCGCCATAGCAGCCCTAAAAGAAATGTACCTCAACAGGTTAAGACCTGGTATATGTATGCCGTTAGCCGTAAGATATTCGTATAAGTAGTATAACATATTTGTATTTCTTATTTTTAAATTATTGTTTTTCTATTTACTCATCATTTTACACAATTCTAATATCACCTCTTTATCATCAAAGTGATGTTTTACCCCATTAACTTCCTGATAAGTTTCGTGACCTTTCCCCGCCACAAGTATAATATCTTTTGGCTCTGCAAATTTTATAGCCATTTTAATAGCTTCCCTTCTGTCTGGAACTACCGTATATTTACTAAAACATTGTGGCTCCACGCCCGCCTCTATCTCTTGGATAATGGCATTAGGGTCTTCTGTTCTAGGATTGTCCGATGTAATAATCGCCAAAGTAGATTTCTGTGTAGCTATTTTCCCCATTTCTGGGCGTTTACTATGGTCTCTATCACCACCGCAACCAAACACACTAATTAGCCTTTCGTTTTTAGTTCGTATTTCATTGATGGAGTCTAGAATATTCTCTAAAGCATCTGGCGTATGTGCATAATCTACCACAAAAAAGATTCCGCCTTCTGACTTTATCGTTTCAAATCTACCATTAACTCTTTTCAGTTGAGAAATTGCCGTAAGTATTTCCACCTCATCAAACCCTAACTCTCTAGCTATACCAAATACTAAAAGCAAATTATAGACATTAAACTTCCCTGTTAAGCTCGTCCAAACTTCTTTACCATTAAAATTGAGCAACATTCCGTTAAAATCCACCTCCAACAATCGCCCATGATAATCGCTTAAAGTTTTTAACGCATAGGTTTTCTTTTTAGCCTTGGTGTTTTGGAGCATTACCAATCCGTTTTTATCATCTAGATTAGCAATTGCTACCGCTGAATCTGGCAAATTATCAAAAAATGATTTTTTGGTATTAAGGTATTCTAAAAAAGTTTTATGATAGTCTAAATGGTCGTGAGTAATATTGGTAAAACCTGCCACTTTAAAATGCAAACCTTCCGTTCTGTTTTGATGAATGCCGTGAGAAGAAACTTCCATAAAGGCATACTCGCAACCTTGTGCCACGGCTTTTGCCAATAGTTCATTAAGTTTAACCACATCTGGCGTAGTGTGTGTAGATGGGAAAACCTCATCGCCAATTCTATACTCCACCGTAGAAATAAGTGCAGACGGATAACCTAAATTCTTAAAAACATCGAAAAGCAAGGTAGATACAGATGTTTTACCATTAGTACCTGTAACTCCTACTAGATTAAGCTTTTCAGAAGGATTACCATAGAAGTTAGAAGCTAATTGCCCCAATACTTTAGACGAATTTTTCACTTTAATATAAGTGATGGTTTCATCTAAAATTTCAGGTAAATCTTCCAATACAATAACTTTAGCTCCTTTTTCTATTGCAGAACTAATGAACTGGTGTCCATCTGAAACACTCCCTTTGATAGCTACATAGAGGCTTTTTGCTTCCGCCTTTCTACTATCAAAAATAATAGAGCTTACCTCAATGTCTAATGCACCGATGGTTTCTAAAACTGGTATATTATGTAATAACTCTCTGAGTAACATTTTATCTTCAATTTTTATTTTTGTAGTGTAAGATAAATTTTTTGGTCTTTTTTCATGATAGTTCCCTCTTTAGGAAACTGTTCTAAAACTTTACCTACACCTTTATAATCTACACGATAACCCAAATTCTCCAACTGAGGAATAACCTCTCTACCCGCCATACCTACTAACGCTGGCATTTGCTGACGGTTTATTGCTATCTTTACTTTGGGAGTGGTCATCTTATTTAAATTCACTTTTTTATCTTGGAGCATCTCTTTTTCCACATTCAGTGGTGTTTTTAAGAAAGTTTTTCCTGCTATTTCCTTAAACACCGGAGCCGCTACCGTACCTCCGTAAAACCCAATAGAAGTATCAGGCTGATTAACCATAACAATACAAGTATATTTTGGATTATCTGAAGGATAAAACCCTGCAAAAGATGCCTGATATTTCATTGGTCCAGCTTTCCAGTATTCAAACCTTGCCGTTCCTGTTTTTCCTGCCATTTTAAGGTTAGGTGTAAAGATACTTTTTGCTGTACCTTTTTCTACCGCTTTGGTAAGAGCATCTGTCATCATTTTTATGGCTTTATCTGATGCCATTTTATTTACCATTACCTCTGGTTTGGCTTCGTATGTAATCTTACCGTCTTTCATTATTTTGTCTATGAAAAGAGGCTTTACCATTTTACCATTATTAGCAATACCATTATAAAATGTAGCTAACTGCAACAATGTAAAGTTGGACGAGTAACCATAAGACAAAGACGCCAAAGTAGCTTTGTTCCACCTCTTATCTTTTGGAGTAACTATCTTTGGTTTTGTAATCCCAGGAAGTTCTATATCCATCTTATCAAACATCTTCCATCTTCTAAGATGATTAAGGAATACTTCTGGTTTATCTGCATAATATTTAGTAATGAGTTTTGCCGTACCCACATTGCTTGATTTTGCCAAAACATCACTAATCTCATAAGTTCCTCCACCGTGTCCGTCGGAAATTCTTTGCTTAGCGTAAGTCCATACTCCGCCACCTACATTTACGGTTGTATTTTCATCTATAAAACCGTCGTCCATCGCTGCCAAAAGAGAAACTACCTTAAAAGTAGAACCTGGTTCGGTAGCGTTTTTTATAGCGTAATTGTATGAATCTACATAAACTCCACTTTCTTTTTTTCTGAGATTTACCATTGCTCTTACCTTTCCCGTTTGGGTTTCCATAACGATAACCGTCCCATGGTCTGCATTAAAACTTATTAGCTGCTTCTCTAGTGCAGAATGAGCAATATCTTGTATCCTTAAATCAAGAGTAGTATAGACATCTTGCCCATCAATAGGTTCTTTAGCCTTCCAATGGTCAATGGGTTTCCACTGAGTGGAATTAACTCTTTGTTCTAGCCTTGAACCATCTTTACCCGATAGATATTCACTAAACGCTCCTTCTAGTCCAGATTTATAGGCTTCGTTATCCATACCTATAGTTCCAGAACCTATTTTTGCAGTAGCTAATTCTCGCTTGTATTTTCTATCAATGATAAAGCCGCCCTTATTTTTACCTTTATTAAAGATAGGAAACTTTCTTATACGGTCATACTCATCAAAATCTAAATCTCTTTTAAGAGAATAATACTGATTGCCTTTTTTCCTTTGAGCATCAAAATTTCCCCTAAAGTAATGCTTAGGTTTCCCAAACATTTTGCTTAAAGAATCGGTAAGAGCTCCTATATTTTTACTATACAGAGTATCTTTTATAGTCTTAAAATCTATATAAACATCATACCTCATAACTGTAGTAGCAAGTATAGAACCATCTGATACATACAAATTTCCTCTTGCTGCTTTTAGCGTTGCCTCTCTATAGTTTTTGTTGATATAATCCTCTTCTATCTCCTGAACATTAGTATTTTGCAATAAGAAAATACGAATAATAAAAGTGATAAACAAAAAGAAAGCAGCACCTCCAAAAAGATACCCCCACACTAAAGTTTTATTTCTTTTCTTATCAAATTCGTTCTTAGTTTGCATTAGTAGAATCTAATTTTATAATCAATTTATGAGGATGATTTTCTAATGGTACCAAAGAATCCTTAACTACTTCTTTCCCCAATTCGCTCTCTAATTTTATTTTGATTAGCTTACTCTGTGCATACGCATTTCTAGATTTATACTCTTCTGTTTGCTCTTTCAAAGTATTGATTTGCTTTATTTTTTTGCTCGCTAAATGGTTGGTATAGATAATCCCTGCCATCATCACGGCTAATAATATAAAATACTTGTAATGAGCCTGTATCTCATCACGATTTAAGAAATTACCTTTAACAATATCACTAAAGGTTAGTTTCTTCTTTTTATATGTCTGTTTTTTAGCCATCTCTAACTTTCGAAAAAACATTACACCTTAATACCTACCCTCATTTTAGCACTTCTTGCTCTAGAGTTAGCTTCAATTTCCTCTTCCGTAGGAACAAATGCTTTGGATTGCAACAACTCAAACGCTTTATTATAGTTACCATAAATATCTCTTTCAGGCTCACCATCAAACATTCCATTCTTCAAGAAACGCTTTACCAGCCTATCTTCCAAAGAATGATAAGATATCACCACCAATCTTCCTCCTGGTTTTAGAATTCTATAAGCCTGTTCCAGCATTTCCTTTAAAGCCTCTAATTCTTGATTAACCTCAATTCTTATCGCTTGAAATAACTGTGCAAAAAATTTATTCTGCTTATGTGGAGGAATATATTTAAAAACACTTTTTAAATCTTCCGTTGTCTTAATCGGTTTTGATTTTCTGTAATGAACCAACTCTCTCGCCAATCTCCTTGCTTCTCTTAACTCTCCATAATGATAAAATATATCAGCTAAATGCTCCTCTTCGTACTCATTAACTACCTTTTGAGCGTTTAACCCTTGCATTACATTCATTCTCATATCCAACGGAGCATCACTCCTTGTAGAGAAACCTCTTTCCGCTGCATCAAACTGATGAGAAGACACCCCCAAGTCAGCCAATATCCCATCTACTTGGGTAACCCCATAAAGCATAAGAGAGTTTTCTAAAAATCTAAAATTCTGATTAATAAGTGTAAAACGCTCATCGTCTAATTTATTTTCTAAAGCATCTAAGTCTTGGTCAAAACCAAAATGCCTCCCAGCAGGAGACAACCTAGAAATGATTTCTCTAGAGTGTCCACCACCTCCAAAAGTACAATCTACATAAACCCCATCTGCATTTTGCACAAGAGCATCTACACTTTCCTTTAATAAAACCGACTGATGATACATCTTCTTAATTTACTATAATTTACAAACTTTCCCAATCACTCCCCATCACTTCCTCTGCCAAGCTAGCAAAGTCTTCTTCTTTCATTGCTATATTTTCTTCGTAGGATTTTTTATCCCATATTTCAAAAAAATCTCCCACGCCAGAAATCACTATCTCTTTTTCCATACCAGCAAAGTCTTTTAAATCTTTAGGCACCTGTATCCTATCTGATTTATCCACCTCTACCGCCTTTACCCCTGCCGTGAAAACTCGTATAAAGTCTACATTTTTCTTCACAAACCTGTTCAGTTTATTTAGTCGCCCCATTAGAGACTCCCAAGTACTCACAGGATAAACCTCTAAACATTTCTGAAACACCGCTCTCTTTATCACAAAATCCTTCCCATGAGCCTCAGACAAAAGCTTAGCTAACGCCGAAGGCAGCTTTATTCTACCCTTATCGTCTATCTTACACTCATATGTTTCAAAGAAATAATTCATCGGATACAAAAATAGATAATATTTTCTAAAAATTTCCACTTTTTACCACTTTTTAACTCATTGTGGATAAGTTTTATTTAATCCGACAAATCCACATAACCATCTGATTATCTAAATATAACAAAACATTTCATACATCTCTAATAAAACCTCAATCACACAGAAATTTCTAAGTATAAAAAAGTAAAACATTATGATTTTTATATCGTTTGTTTAATCTTTAATTTGTATTTTTGCATGGCTTAGTAGTGTTTTTATGATTTTTAAAACTAAAAAAGAAAAGAAGTTCAATTTTATTGAAGAGGGAGAGGGACACCCTTTGGTACTCCTGCATGGACTTATGGGAGGGCTAAGTAATTTTGATGATATGGTAAAATTCTTTTCTGAAAAAGGGTATAAAGTCTATGTCCCAGAACTACCTATATATGACCTTCCTGTTCTAAACACGAATTTAACTGCTATTTCAAAATTCGTTGCAAAGTTTATAAAAGAGGAAGTTAAAGAGCCTGTTACTATTGTAGGCAACTCTATGGGAGGGCATATAGGGCTTATTCTTACACTATCAAAACCTGAACTTGTTAAAAACTTAGTACTTACAGGAAGTTCAGGATTATATGAAAAATCTTTTGGAGATAGTTTCCCTAGAAAAGGAGATAAAGAGTACATTAGAAAGAAAACACAAGAAGTTTTCTATGACCCTGCTGTAGCTACAGACCAATTAGTAGATGAGGTATTTTCTGTAGTTAATGATAGAATGAAAGGCATTAAAACCGTGATGCTAGCTAGAAGTGCTATAAAGCACAATATGATAAAAGATTTACCTAAGATTACTTGTCCAACCTGCATTATTTGGGGCAAACAAGACAATGTAACTCCACCAGAGGTAGCCGTTGATATGCACAAGTATATTCCTAATTCAGATTTGTACTGGATAGATAAATGCGGACACGCAGCTATGATGGAAAAACCACAAGAGTTCAATGAAATTCTCCTCTCTTGGCTCAAGAAGGTTAATAAATAAGAACTAAAAAATAGAGGAAGCCTAAATGCTTCCTTTTTTATTATTTAAAATTTAATACTAATAAAAATGATTTCTATAAAAAGTGCCGAGTTTGTTAAAAGTAGTCAAAAGTGGCAAGAATGCCCCGAAGCTAATCTTCCAGAATATGCATTTATAGGGCGTTCTAATGTAGGTAAATCCTCGCTAATCAATGCCATTACAGGAAATAAAAATTTAGCTAAAACCTCC
This Riemerella anatipestifer DNA region includes the following protein-coding sequences:
- the murG gene encoding undecaprenyldiphospho-muramoylpentapeptide beta-N-acetylglucosaminyltransferase, giving the protein MSENIHHINQDFAPRVLMSGGGTGGHIFPAIAIAQEIQRRFPKAEFLFIGAENKMEMEKVPQAGFRIEGLNISGFNRSSLLANFKLPFKIVSSVRKANRIIKDFKPHVAIGTGGFASGPALYMASRLGVPTFVQEQNSLPGKTNLFLGKKAKAVFTAYPDMAHFFPKTQTIFSGNPIRQSLMEGLTDTATAKEKLGLDPNKLSILSVGGSLGSRTLNNGWLENLERIKKEGWQLIWQTGKTEYQTIKDKVNLEEDTIQIKEFITDMALAYSAADVIVSRAGAIAISELAVVKKPILLMPLPFAAEDHQTKNAMVLVEKNAARMVKDVEMKERFWNTLSEICGNENLRKEMGQNLSYFAKPKATEEIVDEIIKIFK
- a CDS encoding FtsW/RodA/SpoVE family cell cycle protein, whose protein sequence is MEHTEVNKKIEYLKGDRVLWITVILISVFSILPVYSASSNLEYIVNTGTTTSHLIKHVMFIALGLFLMRVIGAIKYEFIGKLSSILLVISVILLGVTIFTGQTIDGASASRWLKIPGTAISFQPSALAALMLVIYLCRYLTKNIQRQRLPIENIMYVFGPILLVFILVAKDNGSTALMILATSLIVLIIGQFPWKYIAGFVSLSGLASIIFILVALNTNLMPNNRVHTWISRVETFSSSKDAQLDSAERDAVKAKNYQVMHAKAAIVHGGITGKGPGKSALKQRLPQSASDFIFAIIVEEYGVIGAVGLLGMYFIIIIRILIIASRTRAFFGSLLVISLGIMIFIQLSANIMVALNLIPVTGQPLPLISYGGTSMLVTYAQLGLILNISSRIQIYDEEGIGKKQNIEEINDIA
- the murD gene encoding UDP-N-acetylmuramoyl-L-alanine--D-glutamate ligase, coding for MKIVVLGAGESGFGAAYLAKKKGMEVFVSDRGSIKEEYKKQLIENNIEFEEGQHDEERILNADWVVKSPGIPKKADIVFKINQKGIRLSSEIEFASEFTNAKIVAITGSNGKTTTTSLIYHILKDNGMNVGLGGNIGKSFAKQVADESFDYYVLEISSFQLDDIQNFRPYISLLLNLSQDHLDQYNYNYEEYALAKFRITENQEYDNFFIYNKDDEMSQKILQELDLKVKKVPFSIKETLSEGGYMNDENIVVKLQDEFTMKIRDLALIGNHNVANSLAASIAGKILNISNESIRNSLMTFQAVDHRLQEIANLNGVKFINDSKATNVNATYYALESMTQPTVWIVGGVDKGNDYTEIEELVKKKVKAIVCLGIDNQKIIDFFRDKKEFIYNTSSMEEAIKISKSIAEAGDAVLLSPCCASFDLFENYEDRGEKFKAEVLK
- the mraY gene encoding phospho-N-acetylmuramoyl-pentapeptide-transferase, whose amino-acid sequence is MLYYLYEYLTANGIHIPGLNLLRYISFRAAMAVLLSLIIALVYGKKIINFLRRKQMGELVRDLGLDGQKQKEGTPTMGGLIIIIATLIPVLLFTKITNIYIILLIVSVLWMGAIGFIDDYLKKIKKNKDGLSGKFKVIGQVGLGLIVGVTMFFNSDITVKRKYADAKEINRNNVEQNFMKEEKKVISTVPMIKNNEFDYSGILFWMDEQEAEEWAWVVFIPMAIFIVTAVSNGANITDGIDGLAAGTSAVILLTLAFFAYVSGNIIFADYLNIMFLPNMGETTIFAVAMVGAVIGFFWYNTYPAQVFMGDTGSLMLGGVIAVLSIILRKELLIPVLCGIFLIENLSVMLQVAVFKYRKKKYGLEYAQNNRLFKMSPLHHHYQKSGYHESKIVNRMIIIGVVLAIVCLITLKIR
- a CDS encoding UDP-N-acetylmuramoyl-L-alanyl-D-glutamate--2,6-diaminopimelate ligase, coding for MLLRELLHNIPVLETIGALDIEVSSIIFDSRKAEAKSLYVAIKGSVSDGHQFISSAIEKGAKVIVLEDLPEILDETITYIKVKNSSKVLGQLASNFYGNPSEKLNLVGVTGTNGKTSVSTLLFDVFKNLGYPSALISTVEYRIGDEVFPSTHTTPDVVKLNELLAKAVAQGCEYAFMEVSSHGIHQNRTEGLHFKVAGFTNITHDHLDYHKTFLEYLNTKKSFFDNLPDSAVAIANLDDKNGLVMLQNTKAKKKTYALKTLSDYHGRLLEVDFNGMLLNFNGKEVWTSLTGKFNVYNLLLVFGIARELGFDEVEILTAISQLKRVNGRFETIKSEGGIFFVVDYAHTPDALENILDSINEIRTKNERLISVFGCGGDRDHSKRPEMGKIATQKSTLAIITSDNPRTEDPNAIIQEIEAGVEPQCFSKYTVVPDRREAIKMAIKFAEPKDIILVAGKGHETYQEVNGVKHHFDDKEVILELCKMMSK
- a CDS encoding penicillin-binding protein is translated as MQTKNEFDKKRNKTLVWGYLFGGAAFFLFITFIIRIFLLQNTNVQEIEEDYINKNYREATLKAARGNLYVSDGSILATTVMRYDVYIDFKTIKDTLYSKNIGALTDSLSKMFGKPKHYFRGNFDAQRKKGNQYYSLKRDLDFDEYDRIRKFPIFNKGKNKGGFIIDRKYKRELATAKIGSGTIGMDNEAYKSGLEGAFSEYLSGKDGSRLEQRVNSTQWKPIDHWKAKEPIDGQDVYTTLDLRIQDIAHSALEKQLISFNADHGTVIVMETQTGKVRAMVNLRKKESGVYVDSYNYAIKNATEPGSTFKVVSLLAAMDDGFIDENTTVNVGGGVWTYAKQRISDGHGGGTYEISDVLAKSSNVGTAKLITKYYADKPEVFLNHLRRWKMFDKMDIELPGITKPKIVTPKDKRWNKATLASLSYGYSSNFTLLQLATFYNGIANNGKMVKPLFIDKIMKDGKITYEAKPEVMVNKMASDKAIKMMTDALTKAVEKGTAKSIFTPNLKMAGKTGTARFEYWKAGPMKYQASFAGFYPSDNPKYTCIVMVNQPDTSIGFYGGTVAAPVFKEIAGKTFLKTPLNVEKEMLQDKKVNLNKMTTPKVKIAINRQQMPALVGMAGREVIPQLENLGYRVDYKGVGKVLEQFPKEGTIMKKDQKIYLTLQK
- a CDS encoding FtsL-like putative cell division protein, with protein sequence MAKKQTYKKKKLTFSDIVKGNFLNRDEIQAHYKYFILLAVMMAGIIYTNHLASKKIKQINTLKEQTEEYKSRNAYAQSKLIKIKLESELGKEVVKDSLVPLENHPHKLIIKLDSTNAN
- the rsmH gene encoding 16S rRNA (cytosine(1402)-N(4))-methyltransferase RsmH, which encodes MYHQSVLLKESVDALVQNADGVYVDCTFGGGGHSREIISRLSPAGRHFGFDQDLDALENKLDDERFTLINQNFRFLENSLMLYGVTQVDGILADLGVSSHQFDAAERGFSTRSDAPLDMRMNVMQGLNAQKVVNEYEEEHLADIFYHYGELREARRLARELVHYRKSKPIKTTEDLKSVFKYIPPHKQNKFFAQLFQAIRIEVNQELEALKEMLEQAYRILKPGGRLVVISYHSLEDRLVKRFLKNGMFDGEPERDIYGNYNKAFELLQSKAFVPTEEEIEANSRARSAKMRVGIKV